The following coding sequences lie in one Bacteroidota bacterium genomic window:
- a CDS encoding gliding motility-associated C-terminal domain-containing protein has translation MTPGTYAVVVQDANGCTFSTNAVLTNVAGPTALATTTTNASCGSSTGSVTIGATTGGTAPYTYSFNGSAFTTTTSYTGLPANLYTVVVQDANGCSFTTSATISNASGPTALAATFTDATCGNNNGTVTIGATTGGVLPLSYSFNGSAFTTTTNYTGLAPGTYTLIVRDAGGCTFTTTVTISNIGGPTSVLVSSTNTTCGGANGTITVGAVTGGTLPYTYSVNASAFSGTTNYTSLVAGTYTVIVRDANGCTFSTTATLTNTGGPTAIATTATNATCGVNNGSVALGAVTGGIPAYTYSFGGSAFTATTSYTSLASGSYTIVVSDANGCTFSTVASITNITGPTAQATSTNPSSCGLSNGAVNIGVTTGGTPPYTYSFNGGGFTATTSYTGLAAGSYPVIVQDANGCQFTVNPAVLNVAGPTALATTQVNTTCGGANGTITIGTVTGGTGPYTYSVNGSSLAATTSYTGLVANTYNVTVQDANGCQFTTTVTITDLSGLVASITAQTNVSCNGGTNGSVAVTASGSLAPYSYSFNGGPFGATGTFTGLSQGTYAIIARDANGCTITVPVTITQPAVLSGVLVSQTNVLCFAGATGGATVAAAGGTAPYTYSLDLGPFVGSPIFTGLTAGTHTVTVRDANNCTSTVSIIITQPAALALTPASVAATCTASNGSASVAVAGGTPAYSYSWSPGAGSATSTYSGVSAGNYTVLVTDLNGCTQSVVVNVGSNPGGVATISSSTNVTCAAANDGTATVSMGAGATPPYTYSWSPGSQTTVTAVSLSPGSYTVTVSDGNGCISTAAVVITEPTVLSQTFTTTNVSCFGGSDGIATINPAGGTPGYTYLWTPGSYTTQTITGVPAGTYTCLFTDANGCAKSASVTITEPTGMTLTSTQVDATCNLANGSATVSVTGGSGPYTYLWSDPAAQTTTTATNLSSNTYVVTVTDANGCAQNLSVTIGNLLGPVATVFASNNVSCFGNNDGSATVTVSGGVIPFTFLWSNGQTLPTATNLVAGTYTLTATDVNGCIASTSVTITEPTFMSTNMTGTNPSCFGACNGTMTGTPTGGTAPYTYSWSPGGITTPFVLGACAGTYTLQVTDANGCMVFTPYTLIDPVAFSVTASSTNVSCSGLCNGTATATAVTGTGPFTYAWSDISAQTTQTATGLCAGTYTVTVTDAGGCTTTATTTVTSPASMTMTVTSVGNNSCFNACDGFASVAIVGGSTPYAYNWMPGGIAGASVNNLCAGTYTVTATDANGCTVGTSVTITEPNALVASITSTNVTCFGACDGSATAVYTGGTGPYAFQWNPSFATTPSIINVCAGVQNLTVTDANGCTAYAIATITEPTLLAVSTTATNSNCGVANGSACATITGGVPPFNYLWNDPAAQTTSCASSISAGVYSISITDAQGCMVTGVANVNDNAAPVVTIPTSSNVLCNGAANGSAQAVVTGGIIPYDILWLPTGQTTAFINSLSGGIYSVTVTDSVGCIGTASVTINEPGTLVSGILTSSNVSCYLTCNGTSTVGTGGGTAPYTYLWNDFATQTTATATGLCAQGYTVTVTDANGCTSTSSTMITGPTALTNTLVSSTNVSCNGGNNGAITIAAGGGTPGYTYSWTPNVGSGPSVTGLVAGGYTVTVTDQNGCSTPLSITISEPGAITLSTITNSSTCGNANGFVSVSPSGGTPGFTYLWDDPLNQTTAIATALPAGIYNVVVTDLNGCTATTAVVLSDIFGPTIGSISYSEPSCNGASNGTATVVPAGGTPLYSYLWTGIGAQTTPTASALTAGFYSVTVTDNNGCTVTGSIIVPEPTPLNIIVSPTDTICIGESAMIYGAGYGGTPTYTYTWLPSTVSGAGPNTVSPTVTSYYDVFATDFNGCISPVQTITLFVNPPIVVTATDVSVCAGSSVGISATAVGGNGGPYSFAWIPPTGLSDDSIANPIATPLVTTNYIVYVDDGCTLPSYSAFDTATVTVNPLANISMFVTDTAGCAEFTTTFNGMSDIGTNYSWNFGDGSPDQSGEPVTHTYPTAGTFDVTLTVTTALGCTSSITSTSYIDVYPAPTAAFSTSPAEITQTTPEVTVTDLSTGAVAWAWDFDSPNGIYTDTLQNTAYSYSDTGSYIIELVVTNSYGCTDTAYNTIYVIPEYAIYVPNAFTPNNNDGLNQTFIPKGVGLDPDNFEMQIFDRWGNMIFKTTDINKGWDGKANGGEKIAQMDTYVWKINTKDGKGNDRQYIGHVTIVK, from the coding sequence TTGACTCCAGGTACTTATGCCGTAGTAGTTCAGGATGCAAATGGTTGTACTTTCAGCACGAATGCTGTTCTTACAAACGTTGCTGGTCCTACAGCATTGGCAACTACAACTACGAATGCTTCTTGTGGATCAAGCACTGGATCTGTTACAATCGGTGCGACAACCGGAGGTACAGCTCCTTATACTTATTCATTTAATGGAAGTGCATTCACAACAACTACATCTTATACAGGATTACCTGCTAACTTATATACAGTAGTAGTTCAGGATGCTAATGGATGTTCGTTCACTACATCTGCAACAATCAGTAATGCAAGCGGACCAACTGCTTTGGCAGCTACCTTTACGGATGCAACTTGCGGTAATAATAATGGTACTGTAACCATAGGTGCTACAACCGGTGGGGTATTGCCGTTGTCTTATTCATTTAACGGAAGTGCATTCACAACAACAACTAATTATACAGGTCTTGCTCCTGGAACCTACACGCTTATTGTGAGAGATGCTGGTGGTTGTACGTTCACAACAACCGTTACGATTTCTAATATTGGCGGTCCAACTTCAGTTCTTGTTTCTTCTACGAATACTACTTGTGGTGGAGCTAACGGAACAATCACCGTTGGTGCAGTTACTGGTGGAACTCTACCGTATACGTATTCTGTGAATGCAAGTGCATTTTCTGGGACTACCAACTACACATCTTTAGTTGCTGGAACCTATACAGTAATTGTTAGAGATGCGAATGGTTGTACATTCTCTACAACTGCTACCTTAACAAATACAGGTGGTCCTACCGCAATTGCTACAACTGCAACAAATGCTACCTGTGGCGTGAATAATGGTTCAGTTGCATTGGGCGCTGTAACTGGTGGTATTCCAGCATACACGTATTCATTTGGTGGAAGTGCTTTTACTGCTACAACTAGTTATACAAGTCTTGCATCTGGTTCATACACAATTGTTGTAAGCGATGCTAACGGTTGTACCTTTTCAACTGTTGCAAGCATTACAAACATAACTGGTCCAACAGCACAAGCAACATCTACAAATCCTTCTTCTTGCGGATTAAGTAATGGTGCGGTGAATATTGGTGTAACAACTGGTGGAACGCCTCCATATACTTATTCATTTAATGGTGGTGGTTTTACAGCTACAACAAGTTATACAGGATTAGCAGCAGGATCATATCCTGTGATTGTTCAGGATGCCAATGGTTGCCAGTTTACTGTTAACCCTGCTGTTCTGAATGTTGCTGGTCCAACTGCATTGGCAACAACACAAGTGAATACAACTTGCGGAGGTGCGAATGGTACTATTACAATTGGTACTGTAACAGGTGGTACTGGACCATACACTTACTCAGTGAATGGAAGTTCATTAGCGGCAACAACATCTTATACAGGTTTGGTTGCAAATACTTATAACGTAACTGTTCAAGATGCAAATGGTTGTCAGTTTACGACTACTGTTACCATTACAGACTTAAGTGGATTAGTAGCTTCTATTACAGCTCAAACAAATGTTAGCTGTAATGGTGGAACAAACGGAAGTGTTGCAGTTACTGCTTCTGGTTCATTAGCACCATATAGTTATTCATTCAATGGTGGACCATTTGGTGCAACAGGAACGTTCACAGGCTTATCTCAAGGTACCTATGCTATTATTGCTAGAGATGCAAATGGTTGTACCATTACTGTTCCTGTAACGATCACCCAACCAGCTGTTTTATCAGGGGTGTTGGTGAGTCAAACAAATGTGCTTTGTTTTGCAGGTGCTACAGGTGGTGCAACAGTTGCTGCTGCTGGTGGAACAGCTCCTTATACCTATTCTCTTGATTTAGGTCCTTTTGTTGGTAGTCCAATATTTACTGGATTGACTGCGGGTACACATACTGTTACTGTTCGAGATGCAAACAATTGTACAAGCACAGTTTCGATAATTATTACACAACCTGCTGCTCTTGCTTTAACTCCGGCTTCCGTTGCCGCGACATGTACAGCGTCTAATGGTTCTGCTTCGGTTGCTGTAGCTGGTGGTACTCCTGCATATTCTTATTCATGGTCACCAGGTGCTGGTTCTGCAACGTCCACTTATAGTGGTGTATCAGCAGGAAATTATACTGTACTGGTAACAGATTTAAATGGTTGTACACAAAGTGTTGTTGTAAACGTTGGTTCTAATCCAGGTGGAGTTGCTACTATTTCATCCAGTACAAATGTAACTTGTGCTGCTGCAAATGATGGAACAGCAACTGTTTCAATGGGTGCTGGTGCAACACCTCCATATACCTATTCTTGGTCACCAGGATCTCAAACAACAGTAACTGCTGTTTCTTTATCACCGGGCAGTTATACGGTTACAGTGTCAGATGGTAACGGATGTATTTCAACAGCCGCTGTTGTAATTACTGAACCAACTGTTTTATCTCAAACATTTACAACTACGAATGTTTCTTGTTTCGGTGGTTCTGATGGAATTGCAACAATTAATCCTGCAGGTGGAACACCGGGGTATACCTATCTATGGACTCCCGGAAGTTACACCACACAAACAATCACTGGTGTACCGGCAGGAACTTATACTTGTCTTTTCACAGATGCAAATGGATGTGCGAAATCTGCTTCTGTTACAATTACAGAACCAACCGGTATGACATTAACTTCTACACAAGTAGATGCAACATGTAATTTAGCGAATGGTAGCGCAACTGTATCGGTAACTGGTGGATCCGGTCCGTACACTTATTTATGGAGTGATCCTGCTGCACAAACAACAACAACCGCTACCAATTTATCTTCTAATACCTATGTGGTAACAGTAACGGATGCAAATGGATGTGCTCAGAATCTTTCTGTAACAATTGGTAATTTACTTGGACCTGTTGCTACTGTATTTGCATCAAACAACGTTTCCTGTTTTGGAAACAATGATGGTAGTGCAACTGTAACAGTGAGTGGAGGTGTTATTCCATTTACATTCTTATGGAGTAACGGACAAACATTACCAACAGCTACCAATTTAGTTGCCGGTACCTATACATTAACAGCTACAGATGTGAACGGATGTATAGCGTCTACTTCTGTAACGATTACTGAACCTACCTTCATGAGCACAAATATGACAGGAACAAATCCTTCATGTTTTGGTGCTTGTAATGGTACAATGACAGGAACACCTACCGGTGGAACTGCTCCATATACATATTCATGGAGTCCGGGTGGAATAACAACTCCTTTCGTTTTAGGAGCTTGTGCCGGAACATATACTTTACAAGTAACAGATGCAAACGGATGTATGGTGTTTACACCTTATACTTTAATTGATCCGGTTGCATTTAGTGTGACTGCCAGCTCAACAAATGTGAGCTGTAGCGGATTGTGTAACGGAACGGCAACAGCAACTGCTGTTACAGGAACAGGTCCGTTTACCTACGCTTGGAGTGATATTAGTGCACAAACAACACAAACAGCAACAGGATTGTGTGCTGGAACATATACCGTTACTGTAACAGATGCAGGCGGTTGTACGACTACTGCTACGACTACTGTTACAAGTCCGGCTTCTATGACAATGACAGTAACATCAGTTGGAAACAACTCTTGCTTCAATGCTTGTGATGGATTTGCTTCTGTTGCGATTGTGGGAGGTTCTACACCATACGCATACAACTGGATGCCGGGTGGAATAGCAGGTGCTTCTGTAAATAACCTTTGTGCAGGAACCTATACGGTTACTGCTACAGATGCAAATGGTTGTACTGTTGGAACATCGGTAACGATTACAGAACCAAATGCATTGGTAGCATCAATAACCAGCACCAATGTTACTTGCTTCGGAGCTTGTGATGGTTCGGCAACAGCTGTTTATACAGGTGGAACAGGTCCTTATGCATTCCAATGGAATCCTTCGTTTGCGACAACACCTTCTATTATTAACGTTTGTGCAGGTGTTCAAAATTTAACGGTAACAGATGCAAATGGTTGTACCGCATATGCAATAGCAACCATTACAGAACCAACATTACTTGCTGTTTCAACAACAGCTACAAATTCAAATTGTGGTGTTGCAAATGGTTCTGCATGTGCTACTATTACAGGTGGTGTTCCTCCTTTCAATTATTTGTGGAACGACCCTGCTGCTCAAACAACAAGTTGTGCAAGTAGCATCAGTGCCGGAGTTTATTCTATTTCAATTACAGATGCTCAAGGTTGTATGGTAACCGGTGTTGCAAACGTAAATGATAATGCAGCTCCTGTTGTTACAATACCAACAAGCTCCAATGTTTTATGTAACGGAGCGGCAAACGGAAGTGCTCAGGCAGTGGTTACCGGTGGTATCATCCCTTATGATATCTTATGGCTTCCAACAGGTCAAACAACAGCTTTCATCAACAGTTTATCTGGTGGTATTTATTCCGTTACCGTTACAGATTCTGTTGGTTGTATCGGAACAGCTTCTGTAACAATTAATGAACCTGGAACATTGGTTTCCGGAATCCTTACTTCTTCGAATGTGAGCTGTTACTTAACTTGTAACGGAACATCAACTGTTGGAACAGGTGGTGGAACAGCTCCTTATACGTATTTATGGAATGACTTTGCAACGCAAACAACAGCTACTGCAACAGGATTGTGTGCACAAGGATACACAGTTACGGTTACGGATGCAAATGGTTGTACGAGTACAAGCAGCACTATGATTACTGGTCCAACTGCTCTTACAAATACATTGGTTAGTTCAACAAATGTAAGCTGTAATGGTGGTAATAATGGAGCAATCACAATTGCTGCAGGCGGAGGAACTCCGGGATATACGTATTCTTGGACTCCAAACGTTGGTTCAGGCCCATCTGTAACAGGATTAGTAGCTGGTGGATATACAGTTACAGTTACCGATCAAAATGGATGCTCAACTCCATTATCGATTACTATTTCTGAGCCGGGTGCAATCACACTTTCTACAATTACCAATTCAAGTACTTGTGGAAATGCGAACGGATTTGTATCGGTTTCTCCTTCTGGTGGAACTCCGGGATTCACTTACTTGTGGGATGATCCATTGAATCAAACAACAGCAATTGCTACAGCTTTGCCGGCTGGTATTTATAATGTTGTTGTAACGGATTTAAATGGTTGTACTGCAACAACAGCGGTTGTATTGTCTGATATTTTCGGACCAACAATTGGTAGTATTTCTTATTCTGAACCTTCTTGTAATGGAGCTTCTAATGGAACCGCAACGGTTGTTCCTGCAGGTGGAACACCTTTATATTCTTATCTGTGGACAGGTATTGGTGCTCAAACAACACCAACAGCAAGTGCTTTAACAGCAGGTTTCTATTCGGTAACCGTAACAGATAATAATGGTTGTACCGTTACAGGTTCTATTATTGTTCCTGAGCCTACTCCTTTAAACATTATTGTGAGTCCAACGGATACAATTTGTATTGGAGAAAGTGCAATGATTTACGGTGCTGGTTATGGTGGAACTCCAACATATACTTACACTTGGTTACCTTCAACCGTTTCTGGTGCAGGACCAAATACCGTGAGTCCTACTGTAACATCTTATTATGATGTTTTTGCAACAGACTTTAACGGATGTATTTCTCCTGTTCAAACCATCACCTTGTTTGTAAATCCACCAATTGTAGTTACTGCAACAGATGTATCTGTTTGTGCTGGAAGCTCGGTAGGTATTTCTGCAACAGCTGTTGGTGGTAATGGCGGACCATACTCTTTCGCTTGGATTCCTCCAACTGGATTGAGTGATGACTCAATTGCGAATCCTATTGCAACGCCACTTGTAACAACGAACTACATTGTTTATGTGGATGACGGATGTACACTTCCTTCATACAGTGCTTTTGATACAGCAACCGTTACTGTGAATCCATTGGCGAACATATCCATGTTTGTTACAGATACAGCAGGTTGTGCAGAATTCACAACTACATTTAATGGTATGAGTGATATCGGAACGAACTACTCTTGGAATTTTGGAGATGGTAGTCCGGATCAATCGGGCGAGCCTGTAACGCATACATATCCTACTGCCGGTACTTTTGATGTTACTTTAACGGTTACTACGGCATTGGGTTGTACGTCAAGTATTACTAGTACTAGTTATATCGATGTGTATCCTGCTCCAACAGCAGCGTTCTCAACATCTCCTGCTGAAATCACGCAAACAACTCCTGAAGTAACGGTAACAGATTTGTCTACCGGAGCTGTAGCATGGGCTTGGGATTTTGATAGTCCGAATGGAATTTACACGGATACACTTCAAAACACTGCTTATTCCTACAGTGATACCGGAAGCTACATTATTGAGTTAGTAGTAACCAATAGCTATGGTTGTACCGATACCGCTTACAATACGATTTATGTAATTCCGGAATATGCGATTTATGTACCGAATGCATTTACTCCAAACAACAACGATGGATTGAATCAAACATTTATTCCAAAAGGTGTCGGACTTGATCCTGACAACTTTGAAATGCAAATTTTCGATCGTTGGGGAAATATGATTTTCAAAACAACCGATATCAATAAAGGTTGGGATGGAAAAGCAAACGGTGGAGAAAAAATTGCTCAAATGGATACCTATGTATGGAAAATAAATACGAAAGATGGTAAAGGTAACGACCGTCAATATATCGGACATGTGACCATTGTGAAATAA
- a CDS encoding SBBP repeat-containing protein, which yields MKKIILFVNYVVCLNFTYAQEPNFEWAKGVGGADFDSGRSIITDSVGNVYTTGNFQGTIDFDPGVGVFTLTSTSTSSFSSTGDVFILKLNAFGDFLWAKQLVGTGNINAQSITIDINGNIFITGNFNGTVDFDPGIGIYNLWADSTSANDVFILKLDVFGNFIWGKQMVATYGSSGIGTSIRTDFSGNVYTIGDFSGTVDFDPGAGVFDLTTVSFYNNIFISKVDSFGNFLWAKQLTGTVGTFENGTCITIDSIGNLYAVGCFSGTVDFDTDAGSFDLSSVGSQNNMFILKLNTSGNFIWVKTMQGSGSPYSVGWSIASDAMGNIYSTGQFGGTIDFDPGAGVVNLTSVSSGDAFILKLDSTGNFVWVKNIGGAGFAYYVYGYSIALDLMSNVYTTGYFHGTVDFNPGSGTDSLTAESDDLFISKLDASGNFVWAVNMGGASGFTRGYSIAIDLSDNVFTTGYFYGMADFDSGTGIVYLTSAGNTDFFVQKLSQPPTGINEATNSNDISIYPNPNNGTFNISFASQIKNASIEVYNSLGSLVYKEEIANQENSIELSNQANGLYFVKVMSENEIVGIRKVVKE from the coding sequence ATGAAAAAAATAATATTATTTGTGAATTATGTTGTGTGCTTAAATTTTACATATGCACAAGAACCAAATTTTGAATGGGCGAAAGGTGTGGGAGGGGCAGATTTTGATTCAGGAAGATCTATAATAACAGATTCAGTTGGAAATGTATATACAACAGGCAACTTTCAAGGAACAATTGATTTTGATCCAGGTGTAGGTGTATTTACTTTAACATCCACGTCCACCTCCAGCTTTTCTTCTACAGGAGATGTATTTATTTTGAAATTAAACGCTTTTGGAGATTTTCTTTGGGCAAAACAATTGGTAGGAACAGGTAATATCAATGCACAATCCATTACTATTGATATAAATGGTAATATATTTATTACAGGTAATTTTAATGGAACAGTCGATTTTGATCCTGGAATAGGTATATATAATTTATGGGCAGACTCTACAAGTGCAAACGATGTGTTCATTTTAAAATTGGATGTTTTTGGTAATTTTATTTGGGGAAAACAAATGGTTGCGACTTATGGGTCAAGCGGGATAGGCACCTCTATTAGAACCGATTTTTCAGGAAATGTTTATACGATCGGTGATTTTTCTGGAACAGTCGATTTTGACCCTGGTGCAGGAGTGTTTGATTTAACCACTGTGAGTTTTTATAATAATATATTTATTTCGAAAGTAGATAGTTTTGGAAATTTTCTTTGGGCAAAACAACTGACTGGGACTGTTGGGACTTTTGAAAATGGAACTTGCATTACTATAGATTCTATAGGAAATCTTTACGCAGTAGGTTGCTTTTCTGGAACAGTTGATTTTGATACAGATGCAGGCTCATTTGATTTAAGTTCTGTTGGATCTCAAAACAACATGTTCATTTTAAAACTAAATACTTCGGGCAATTTTATTTGGGTAAAAACAATGCAAGGGTCTGGATCTCCATATTCTGTTGGGTGGTCAATTGCATCTGATGCAATGGGAAATATATATTCTACTGGGCAATTTGGAGGAACAATAGATTTTGATCCTGGGGCAGGAGTTGTAAATTTAACATCTGTGAGTAGTGGAGACGCGTTCATATTAAAATTAGATTCTACGGGAAATTTTGTATGGGTAAAAAACATTGGCGGAGCGGGATTTGCATATTATGTTTATGGATATTCAATTGCTTTAGATTTAATGAGTAATGTATACACAACAGGTTATTTTCATGGAACTGTAGATTTTAATCCAGGTTCAGGAACCGATAGTTTAACTGCAGAAAGTGACGATCTGTTCATATCAAAATTAGATGCTTCTGGAAATTTTGTATGGGCAGTAAATATGGGTGGCGCTTCTGGATTTACTCGTGGGTACTCTATTGCTATAGACTTATCAGACAATGTATTTACAACAGGATATTTTTATGGGATGGCAGACTTTGATTCAGGTACAGGAATAGTTTATTTAACCTCAGCTGGAAACACTGATTTTTTTGTTCAAAAATTAAGTCAACCCCCAACAGGAATAAACGAAGCAACAAATTCAAACGATATCTCAATCTACCCAAATCCAAACAATGGAACATTTAATATTTCTTTTGCATCACAAATAAAGAATGCAAGTATAGAAGTGTATAATAGTTTGGGTTCTTTGGTTTACAAAGAGGAAATTGCAAATCAAGAAAATTCAATTGAATTATCAAACCAAGCCAATGGTTTATATTTTGTGAAAGTGATGAGTGAGAATGAAATTGTTGGGATTAGAAAAGTTGTGAAGGAATAG
- a CDS encoding DUF1653 domain-containing protein yields MKLKLGKYKHYKGKEYEVIGLARHSETLEELVVYKALYQKEGENLWVRPLKMFIEEVEIEGKKMPRFEFLGED; encoded by the coding sequence ATGAAACTCAAACTCGGAAAATACAAACATTACAAAGGCAAGGAATACGAAGTGATTGGACTTGCCCGTCATAGCGAAACGCTAGAAGAATTAGTCGTTTACAAAGCGTTGTATCAGAAAGAAGGAGAAAATTTATGGGTGCGACCTTTGAAAATGTTTATTGAAGAAGTGGAAATAGAAGGAAAAAAAATGCCCAGGTTTGAATTTTTGGGCGAAGACTAA